The Armatimonadota bacterium genome has a segment encoding these proteins:
- a CDS encoding ABC transporter permease, producing the protein MTDRQSLWSWRRLRAVARKEWTHLRRDRQSLGVILLLPIVTLILYGYAINFDLKHIPLGILDRDHTPRSRALREALQGNEYLKYVGDVSGEAQVERLFNHGTVRAVIVIPQGFDSDLSAGRRAELQAIYDGSDSTTAGVAIAYADAQIGDFLAKQGASAALKRAPRAMRKQPNITIAPRILYNPELNSTNYIVPGLLVLILSITAALLTSTTVAREREVGTLEGLVVSPVQARELMVGKLIPYVCAGMVDVTLLIVFGYVLFGVFPVGSLALLMSGMLIFLAGVMGLGLLISARAPSQAFALQLGFLATLLPTLLLSGFAYPRQSMPALLYDFTALLPSTQFLIFVREIYLKGSGISQLWPQVAWLAITTVVFLRGASTRFVKRLD; encoded by the coding sequence ATGACCGACAGGCAAAGCCTCTGGTCGTGGCGGCGGCTGCGGGCGGTGGCGCGCAAGGAATGGACGCATCTCCGGCGCGACAGGCAATCGCTCGGCGTGATCCTGCTGCTACCGATCGTGACGTTAATCCTGTACGGATACGCGATCAACTTCGACCTCAAGCACATCCCGTTGGGAATACTCGACCGGGATCACACCCCGCGGAGCAGAGCCCTTCGCGAGGCGCTTCAGGGGAACGAGTATCTCAAGTACGTAGGCGATGTGAGCGGCGAAGCTCAAGTGGAACGGTTGTTCAACCACGGTACGGTGCGGGCGGTCATCGTGATCCCGCAGGGGTTCGATTCCGATTTGAGCGCGGGGCGAAGGGCAGAGTTGCAGGCGATCTACGATGGTTCCGACAGCACGACGGCGGGCGTGGCGATCGCATACGCCGATGCGCAGATAGGGGATTTCCTCGCGAAACAGGGGGCTTCAGCGGCGCTCAAGCGGGCACCCAGAGCGATGCGGAAGCAGCCGAACATCACGATCGCGCCGCGCATCCTCTATAACCCCGAACTCAACAGCACCAATTACATCGTGCCGGGGCTCCTGGTGCTTATCCTGAGCATCACGGCGGCGCTGCTGACATCGACGACGGTGGCGCGGGAGCGCGAAGTCGGCACTTTGGAGGGGCTGGTGGTGTCGCCGGTACAGGCGCGGGAATTGATGGTCGGGAAACTGATCCCGTACGTATGCGCGGGGATGGTGGACGTGACGCTGCTGATCGTGTTCGGGTACGTGCTGTTCGGTGTGTTTCCGGTAGGTTCGCTTGCCTTGCTCATGTCCGGCATGCTGATTTTCCTGGCCGGGGTTATGGGGCTGGGGCTCCTGATTTCCGCTCGCGCGCCAAGCCAGGCCTTCGCTCTCCAGTTGGGGTTCCTCGCCACATTGTTGCCGACCCTCCTTCTGTCCGGCTTCGCGTATCCGCGGCAAAGCATGCCGGCGCTGCTCTATGACTTCACCGCGCTGCTGCCTTCTACCCAATTCCTGATCTTTGTTCGTGAGATCTACCTGAAAGGCTCGGGCATCTCGCAATTGTGGCCGCAAGTCGCGTGGCTCGCGATCACAACGGTG
- a CDS encoding ABC transporter ATP-binding protein, which translates to MTERTCPETAIVVDGLVKKFGDFAAVDGVSFEVCKGEIFGFLGPNGSGKSTTIRMLCGLLTPTAGSGSVVGLDIVKQAQQIQTRIGYMSQKFSLYNDLSVLENIQFYAGVYKVPPDRLSERIDVVLNLADLVEDRDRLTRTLSVGYKQRLALGCAVVHEPDVLFLDEPTSGVDPVSRRRFWDLIDSLAHSGVTILVTTHVMEEAEYCNRLVMIYRGKRVALGTSAELKSQYPNTVLEVTTDAPMDAMRVAETWRDVEETALFGAAMHLTTAGKSVDAAENRRDAGPAIGMDASAWVARFREAGVAVQSVRPVEVTLEDVFVALVAGVDRAEAAQ; encoded by the coding sequence ATGACTGAGCGAACATGTCCGGAGACGGCGATCGTGGTGGACGGCCTCGTAAAGAAATTCGGCGATTTCGCGGCGGTGGATGGAGTCTCGTTTGAGGTGTGCAAGGGCGAGATATTCGGCTTTCTGGGGCCTAACGGCAGCGGTAAGAGCACAACGATCCGGATGCTGTGCGGCCTTCTGACGCCGACGGCGGGTTCGGGCTCGGTGGTTGGCCTGGATATCGTGAAACAGGCGCAGCAGATCCAGACGCGGATCGGCTATATGAGCCAGAAATTCAGCTTGTACAACGACCTGTCGGTGCTGGAGAACATCCAGTTCTACGCGGGCGTGTACAAGGTGCCGCCGGACCGGCTCAGCGAGCGGATCGACGTGGTGCTGAACCTGGCGGATCTGGTCGAAGACCGCGACCGCCTCACGCGGACGCTTTCCGTTGGGTACAAGCAGCGGCTGGCGCTTGGGTGCGCGGTCGTACACGAACCGGACGTCCTGTTTCTGGACGAGCCCACGAGCGGCGTGGACCCAGTGTCGCGGCGCCGTTTCTGGGACCTGATCGACAGCCTTGCGCATTCCGGCGTGACGATCCTCGTGACGACGCATGTCATGGAGGAGGCCGAGTACTGTAACCGCCTCGTGATGATCTACAGGGGGAAACGTGTGGCTCTGGGCACTTCGGCGGAATTGAAGAGCCAGTACCCGAACACGGTCCTGGAGGTTACGACCGATGCTCCGATGGATGCCATGCGCGTGGCGGAGACCTGGCGAGACGTGGAGGAAACTGCGCTCTTCGGGGCGGCGATGCATCTGACAACCGCGGGTAAATCCGTCGATGCGGCGGAGAACCGGCGGGACGCCGGCCCTGCCATAGGGATGGATGCAAGTGCTTGGGTGGCACGGTTTCGGGAGGCCGGCGTGGCGGTGCAGTCCGTGCGGCCGGTGGAAGTGACGCTTGAGGATGTGTTCGTGGCGCTGGTTGCCGGCGTCGATCGCGCGGAGGCAGCGCAATGA